One part of the Drosophila teissieri strain GT53w chromosome 3R, Prin_Dtei_1.1, whole genome shotgun sequence genome encodes these proteins:
- the LOC122620351 gene encoding uncharacterized protein LOC122620351 isoform X2 — translation MNRCYHSDSTKLSNMPQKLPMSSCLRSPAVFVRQKSFHTLNELTRFCQLKVSPHRATATATARSTATSTSSSPSASPAAAQQQRRHSHYAIDDNILPQDKRDADIDSVRLREKVVNPSGGINNNQDNYPTYYPAPLLSTSRWSEQLTQHAAVAKIRTAISCHSQDLKEMEFLLPHSRTDSQSNSQSQLCISRHSQPKNAKLRDDHDETGSSELDSPPLGDENASANGQLSVHRQPIQLRSKIPGNTPHPRSSKMSKKQLKLAQAQLDKLTQNNLHLHALFSAVEHGHLEKARTILESTDVDVNSINNDGLSALDLAVLSNNRSMTRMLLQHGAVEGSQFSVDTIGTKLNGLLKDAESRIHDLSGPEGLCPPVFASRPSISSIIIGNSSASVTGCTGSEVEKQIGIWERRVKGLRRLQLGWDQARPPDAPASVVVDVTGDNSISVQILEPFEGAIGTKFKVQWSTRADFNNVVGESELLEWISFHGTMGAQCHISGLTQGRRYFLRAACGNVKGWGAYRTSVPASVVPSTWRDLDNREDRFVGRHRILDNLFTAVRLARPADVSELTLDPASAQRRNPKKKTTIKQLFSVTTKFQKTLRRGIYFSCIVHCDDKVLVTSEDFPPVIEVDESYPSALHMDYYWLMKVACTWEDVKSLRSDMERNLTSAVHFRTKLLSAVCQMQSALGITDLGQLYYKPLRDAQGTVVLTCVQSVKSQKAVSILNSRWVPVSKLQKKLGALHEDYTINELLISSIGDQLHYQQAALQRLEPGLYLGYLKMQCSMDQIQVVVPVKTPNVLPHCKVRENSHITAEEWQVLHRCSSDPLRLPLDFSAQGGDAASGGTATTEVQRLFLYDLTNAMHKLFASMNIKIADATTHRLYDVEVIEHSPDISFLVVCPSAESSCAVPGQSELLLQRDDLASLSIQAFEMIHLRTYQSAIIQKYARLSCILELDTALATHSLREAFSSSELQAAKERLATLQELSASLTIVWKSVRWLMDVVAYARNKNAQPSLAMREILDFAQQRQDESVATSAGGSANKQLLQLPIRESKFSKTGQGRGSWPGPGTSEDQSQNKPEHSKSEQNLELSAITPVEPATKQVPTQQQPQQQSQQQQLLQVSNISEYAGSICSEVSFRKNSGDSMSSTYTSRSFYSAVDSASDGNSTNSVFAIPPSRSDDTLADALRHSQAVAAQRKRTSSNIASHTNPLITVHSSNSAPYLAGSSVSLRSGNGAFATDLEHKPLKPATKAASSANLREGGPYLKSTLAELRAVGGEEPVASTSKASSMKSLSRQSSEEDSASCSSLNAEQTSGIIQVYTAYSTGLASGTSLKIHVTPKTTAREVINLVVKQLNMAVVLKGNNGPIYGPEMLENFCLVAVIGARERCLRDDFKPLQLQNPWKKGRLYVRKKHELLAAIEHSNRKSHLI, via the exons TCGCCAGCAGCGGCGCAACAGCAACGTCGCCACAGCCACTATGCCATCGATG ACAACATATTGCCGCAAGATAAACGTGACGCTGACATCGATAGTGTCAGGCTGCGGGAGAAGGTGGTTAATCCCAGTGGCGGCATCAATAACAACCAGGACAACTATCCCACCTACTATCCGGCCCCATTGCTGTCCACCAGTCGCTGGTCGGAGCAGTTGACGCAGCATGCGGCAGTAGCCAAGATACGGACAGCCATCTCCTGCCACTCCCAGGATCTCAAGGAAATGGAATTCCTTCTGCCCCACTCACGTACCGATTCCCAATCGAATTCCCAATCACAACTGTGCATTTCGCGGCACTCGCAGCCCAAAAATGCCAAGCTACGGGATGATCACGATGAGACGGGCTCATCGGAATTGGATTCACCACCCCTGGGCGATGAGAATGCCTCGGCGAATGGCCAACTTTCGGTGCACAGGCAGCCGATACAGCTGCGCAGTAAGATCCCGGGAAACACACCTCATCCGCGGAGCAGCAAAATGTCCAAGAAACAGCTGAAGTTGGCCCAGGCCCAGCTGGACAAACTGACGCAGAACAATCTGCATCTGCATG CTCTGTTCTCGGCAGTGGAGCATGGCCACCTGGAGAAGGCGCGCACTATTCTGGAGTCCACCGACGTAGATGTGAACAG CATCAATAACGATGGCCTATCTGCTCTGGACTTGGCGGTGTTGAGCAATAACCGCTCCATGACCAGGATGCTGCTTCAGCACGGCGCAGTGGAGGGCTCTCAGT TTTCTGTGGACACCATTGGCACCAAGCTGAACGGCTTGCTCAAGGACGCCGAGTCGCGAATTCACGATCTAAGTGGACCGGAGGGCCTCTGCCCGCCGGTGTTTGCATCGCGTCCCTCCATCTCGAGCATCATAATTG GCAATTCAAGCGCATCGGTAACTGGCTGCACGGGTAGCGAGGTGGAGAAACAGATAGGCATCTGGGAGCGCCGTGTGAAGGGACTGCGGCGCCTGCAGCTCGGCTGGGATCAGGCCAGGCCGCCAGATGCACCCGCCTCCGTGGTCGTCGACGTCACTGGCGACAATTCCATCAGCGTCCAAATCCTAGAGCCCTTCGAGGGGGCCATCGGCACGAAATTCAAAG TACAATGGTCGACCCGCGCGGATTTCAACAACGTTGTGGGCGAGAGTGAGCTGCTGGAGTGGATCAGCTTCCACGGCACGATGGGTGCCCAGTGTCACATATCGGGCCTCACCCAGGGTCGTCGCTACTTCCTGCGAGCCGCGTGCGGCAATGTGAAGGGATGGGGAGCCTATCGAACCTCTGTGCCAGCTAGCGTGGTGCCCTCAA CTTGGCGGGATTTAGACAATCGAGAGGACCGATTCGTGGGTCGTCACCGAATCCTGGACAATCTATTTACCGCCGTGCGGTTGGCGAGACCTGCCGACGTATCCGAGTTGACTTTGGATCCCGCGAGCGCCCAACGACGCAATCCCAAAAAGAAGACTACCATCAAGCAGTTGTTCTCGGTAACCACCAAGTTCCAAAAGACACTAAGACG CGGCATTTACTTCTCTTGTATTGTTCATTGCGATGATAAAGTACTGGTCACCAGCGAAGACTTTCCACCGGTCATCGAGGTGGATGAATCCTATCCCAGTGCTCTGCACATGGATTACTACTGGCTCATGAAAGTGGCCTGCACTTGGGAGGATGTTAAGTCCCTACGTTCCGATATGGAGCGCAATCTTACCTCCGCTGTCCACTTCCGCACCAAGCTTCTATCGGCCGTCTGTCAGATGCAATCGGCCCTGGGCATAACGGATTTGGGCCAGCTTTACTATAAACCACTGCGGGATGCTCAGGGCACTGTGGTCCTAACGTGTGTGCAATCGGTTAAGAGCCAAAAGGCCGTCTCCATCCTAAACTCTAGATGGGTGCCAGTCAGCAAGCTGCAAAAGAAGCTAGGTGCTCTACACGAGGACTACACTATAAACGAGCTGCTCATCTCCTCGATTGGAGATCAATTGCACTATCAACAGGCGGCGCTGCAGCGTTTGGAGCCCGGTCTTTACCTGGGCTACCTAAAGATGCAATGCTCCATGGACCAGATCCAGGTGGTAGTGCCCGTGAAAACGCCGAATGTCTTGCCCCACTGCAAGGTGCGCGAAAACAGCCACATAACGGCCGAGGAGTGGCAAGTGCTTCATCGTTGCAGTAGCGATCCACTACGCCTGCCGTTGGACTTCAGCGCTCAAGGGGGAGATGCAGCTTCCGGCGGAACAGCAACTACGGAGGTGCAGCGCCTATTTTTATACGATCTCACCAATGCAATGcacaaactttttgccagcATGAACATCAAAATCGCTGATGCAACCACCCACCGACTGTATGATGTCGAGGTGATTGAGCACAGTCCAGACATCAGTTTCCTCGTGGTGTGTCCATCCGCCGAGTCCTCGTGCGCTGTGCCCGGCCAGTCTGAGTTACTGCTCCAGAGGGATGACTTGGCCAGCTTGAGTATCCAGGCCTTTGAGATGATACACCTGCGCACTTATCAGTCGGCCATCATTCAGAAGTACGCCCGTTTATCTTGCATCCTTGAATTGGATACTGCACTGGCCACACATTCACTTCGCGAGGCATTCTCCAGCAGTGAACTGCAGGCGGCCAAGGAACGTTTGGCCACGCTGCAGGAGCTCAGTGCGAGTCTTACAATTGTGTGGAAAAGTGTACGATGGCTAATGGATGTGGTGGCATATGCGCGGAATAAAAACGCCCAACCCTCGCTGGCTATGCGAGAGATTCTGGATTTTGCACAGCAGAGACAGGATGAATCGGTAGCAACATCGGCTGGAGGTTCCGCTAAcaaacagctgctgcagctgcccaTCCGCGAGAGCAAGTTTTCCAAGACGGGCCAGGGACGAGGCAGTTGGCCGGGTCCGGGAACTAGTGAAGATCAATCGCAGAACAAACCGGAACACTCCAAGTCTGAACAGAATCTGGAACTGAGTGCTATCACTCCAGTGGAACCTGCAACCAAACAAGTTCCtacacagcagcagccgcagcagcaatcgcaacaacagcaactctTACAAGTTTCCAACATCAGCGAATATGCGGGTTCGATATGCTCTGAAGTATCATTTAGGAAGAACAGTGGCGACTCCATGAGCTCCACCTACACGTCCCGGAGCTTCTACTCTGCCGTGGATTCAGCCTCAGATGGAAATAGCACAAACAGTGTGTTTGCCATTCCGCCTTCTCGTTCCGATGACACTCTAGCAGATGCACTGCGCCACTCGCAAGCGGTAGCTGCGCAACGCAAACGAACCAGCTCTAACATCGCATCTCATACCAATCCCTTGATTACGGTGCACAGCTCCAACTCGGCTCCATACCTGGCTGGGTCCAGTGTGTCCCTGAGAAGCGGCAACGGAGCCTTCGCAACGGATTTGGAGCACAAACCCCTGAAGCCAGCGACTAAAGCAGCATCGAGTGCGAACCTGCGCGAAGGTGGGCCCTATTTGAAAAGCACGCTAGCTGAGCTACGAGCAGTCGGTGGCGAGGAGCCGGTAGCCAGTACTTCGAAGGCCTCATCGATGAAGAGCTTGTCACGGCAGAGCAGCGAAGAGGATTCAGCCAGCTGTTCCAGTCTCAATGCAGAACAAACATCGGGGATTATTCAAGTCTATACCGCCTACAGTACGGGTCTGGCCAGTGGAACCAGCTTAAAGATTCACGTAACACCAAAGACGACGGCCCGCGAAGTGATCAACCTGGTGGTGAAGCAACTCAACATGGCCGTGGTTCTCAAGGGGAACAATGGCCCCATCTATGGACCCGAGATGCTAGAGAACTTTTGCCTGGTGGCGGTGATTGGAGCAAGGGAACGCTGCCTGCGAGATGACTTCAaaccgctgcagctgcagaatCCCTGGAAGAAGGGGCGTCTGTACGTGCGCAAGAAGCATGAGCTGCTGGCGGCCATCGAACACTCCAATCGGAAATCGCATTTGATCTGA
- the LOC122620351 gene encoding uncharacterized protein LOC122620351 isoform X3 encodes MEFLLPHSRTDSQSNSQSQLCISRHSQPKNAKLRDDHDETGSSELDSPPLGDENASANGQLSVHRQPIQLRSKIPGNTPHPRSSKMSKKQLKLAQAQLDKLTQNNLHLHALFSAVEHGHLEKARTILESTDVDVNSINNDGLSALDLAVLSNNRSMTRMLLQHGAVEGSQFSVDTIGTKLNGLLKDAESRIHDLSGPEGLCPPVFASRPSISSIIIGNSSASVTGCTGSEVEKQIGIWERRVKGLRRLQLGWDQARPPDAPASVVVDVTGDNSISVQILEPFEGAIGTKFKVQWSTRADFNNVVGESELLEWISFHGTMGAQCHISGLTQGRRYFLRAACGNVKGWGAYRTSVPASVVPSTWRDLDNREDRFVGRHRILDNLFTAVRLARPADVSELTLDPASAQRRNPKKKTTIKQLFSVTTKFQKTLRRGIYFSCIVHCDDKVLVTSEDFPPVIEVDESYPSALHMDYYWLMKVACTWEDVKSLRSDMERNLTSAVHFRTKLLSAVCQMQSALGITDLGQLYYKPLRDAQGTVVLTCVQSVKSQKAVSILNSRWVPVSKLQKKLGALHEDYTINELLISSIGDQLHYQQAALQRLEPGLYLGYLKMQCSMDQIQVVVPVKTPNVLPHCKVRENSHITAEEWQVLHRCSSDPLRLPLDFSAQGGDAASGGTATTEVQRLFLYDLTNAMHKLFASMNIKIADATTHRLYDVEVIEHSPDISFLVVCPSAESSCAVPGQSELLLQRDDLASLSIQAFEMIHLRTYQSAIIQKYARLSCILELDTALATHSLREAFSSSELQAAKERLATLQELSASLTIVWKSVRWLMDVVAYARNKNAQPSLAMREILDFAQQRQDESVATSAGGSANKQLLQLPIRESKFSKTGQGRGSWPGPGTSEDQSQNKPEHSKSEQNLELSAITPVEPATKQVPTQQQPQQQSQQQQLLQVSNISEYAGSICSEVSFRKNSGDSMSSTYTSRSFYSAVDSASDGNSTNSVFAIPPSRSDDTLADALRHSQAVAAQRKRTSSNIASHTNPLITVHSSNSAPYLAGSSVSLRSGNGAFATDLEHKPLKPATKAASSANLREGGPYLKSTLAELRAVGGEEPVASTSKASSMKSLSRQSSEEDSASCSSLNAEQTSGIIQVYTAYSTGLASGTSLKIHVTPKTTAREVINLVVKQLNMAVVLKGNNGPIYGPEMLENFCLVAVIGARERCLRDDFKPLQLQNPWKKGRLYVRKKHELLAAIEHSNRKSHLI; translated from the exons ATGGAATTCCTTCTGCCCCACTCACGTACCGATTCCCAATCGAATTCCCAATCACAACTGTGCATTTCGCGGCACTCGCAGCCCAAAAATGCCAAGCTACGGGATGATCACGATGAGACGGGCTCATCGGAATTGGATTCACCACCCCTGGGCGATGAGAATGCCTCGGCGAATGGCCAACTTTCGGTGCACAGGCAGCCGATACAGCTGCGCAGTAAGATCCCGGGAAACACACCTCATCCGCGGAGCAGCAAAATGTCCAAGAAACAGCTGAAGTTGGCCCAGGCCCAGCTGGACAAACTGACGCAGAACAATCTGCATCTGCATG CTCTGTTCTCGGCAGTGGAGCATGGCCACCTGGAGAAGGCGCGCACTATTCTGGAGTCCACCGACGTAGATGTGAACAG CATCAATAACGATGGCCTATCTGCTCTGGACTTGGCGGTGTTGAGCAATAACCGCTCCATGACCAGGATGCTGCTTCAGCACGGCGCAGTGGAGGGCTCTCAGT TTTCTGTGGACACCATTGGCACCAAGCTGAACGGCTTGCTCAAGGACGCCGAGTCGCGAATTCACGATCTAAGTGGACCGGAGGGCCTCTGCCCGCCGGTGTTTGCATCGCGTCCCTCCATCTCGAGCATCATAATTG GCAATTCAAGCGCATCGGTAACTGGCTGCACGGGTAGCGAGGTGGAGAAACAGATAGGCATCTGGGAGCGCCGTGTGAAGGGACTGCGGCGCCTGCAGCTCGGCTGGGATCAGGCCAGGCCGCCAGATGCACCCGCCTCCGTGGTCGTCGACGTCACTGGCGACAATTCCATCAGCGTCCAAATCCTAGAGCCCTTCGAGGGGGCCATCGGCACGAAATTCAAAG TACAATGGTCGACCCGCGCGGATTTCAACAACGTTGTGGGCGAGAGTGAGCTGCTGGAGTGGATCAGCTTCCACGGCACGATGGGTGCCCAGTGTCACATATCGGGCCTCACCCAGGGTCGTCGCTACTTCCTGCGAGCCGCGTGCGGCAATGTGAAGGGATGGGGAGCCTATCGAACCTCTGTGCCAGCTAGCGTGGTGCCCTCAA CTTGGCGGGATTTAGACAATCGAGAGGACCGATTCGTGGGTCGTCACCGAATCCTGGACAATCTATTTACCGCCGTGCGGTTGGCGAGACCTGCCGACGTATCCGAGTTGACTTTGGATCCCGCGAGCGCCCAACGACGCAATCCCAAAAAGAAGACTACCATCAAGCAGTTGTTCTCGGTAACCACCAAGTTCCAAAAGACACTAAGACG CGGCATTTACTTCTCTTGTATTGTTCATTGCGATGATAAAGTACTGGTCACCAGCGAAGACTTTCCACCGGTCATCGAGGTGGATGAATCCTATCCCAGTGCTCTGCACATGGATTACTACTGGCTCATGAAAGTGGCCTGCACTTGGGAGGATGTTAAGTCCCTACGTTCCGATATGGAGCGCAATCTTACCTCCGCTGTCCACTTCCGCACCAAGCTTCTATCGGCCGTCTGTCAGATGCAATCGGCCCTGGGCATAACGGATTTGGGCCAGCTTTACTATAAACCACTGCGGGATGCTCAGGGCACTGTGGTCCTAACGTGTGTGCAATCGGTTAAGAGCCAAAAGGCCGTCTCCATCCTAAACTCTAGATGGGTGCCAGTCAGCAAGCTGCAAAAGAAGCTAGGTGCTCTACACGAGGACTACACTATAAACGAGCTGCTCATCTCCTCGATTGGAGATCAATTGCACTATCAACAGGCGGCGCTGCAGCGTTTGGAGCCCGGTCTTTACCTGGGCTACCTAAAGATGCAATGCTCCATGGACCAGATCCAGGTGGTAGTGCCCGTGAAAACGCCGAATGTCTTGCCCCACTGCAAGGTGCGCGAAAACAGCCACATAACGGCCGAGGAGTGGCAAGTGCTTCATCGTTGCAGTAGCGATCCACTACGCCTGCCGTTGGACTTCAGCGCTCAAGGGGGAGATGCAGCTTCCGGCGGAACAGCAACTACGGAGGTGCAGCGCCTATTTTTATACGATCTCACCAATGCAATGcacaaactttttgccagcATGAACATCAAAATCGCTGATGCAACCACCCACCGACTGTATGATGTCGAGGTGATTGAGCACAGTCCAGACATCAGTTTCCTCGTGGTGTGTCCATCCGCCGAGTCCTCGTGCGCTGTGCCCGGCCAGTCTGAGTTACTGCTCCAGAGGGATGACTTGGCCAGCTTGAGTATCCAGGCCTTTGAGATGATACACCTGCGCACTTATCAGTCGGCCATCATTCAGAAGTACGCCCGTTTATCTTGCATCCTTGAATTGGATACTGCACTGGCCACACATTCACTTCGCGAGGCATTCTCCAGCAGTGAACTGCAGGCGGCCAAGGAACGTTTGGCCACGCTGCAGGAGCTCAGTGCGAGTCTTACAATTGTGTGGAAAAGTGTACGATGGCTAATGGATGTGGTGGCATATGCGCGGAATAAAAACGCCCAACCCTCGCTGGCTATGCGAGAGATTCTGGATTTTGCACAGCAGAGACAGGATGAATCGGTAGCAACATCGGCTGGAGGTTCCGCTAAcaaacagctgctgcagctgcccaTCCGCGAGAGCAAGTTTTCCAAGACGGGCCAGGGACGAGGCAGTTGGCCGGGTCCGGGAACTAGTGAAGATCAATCGCAGAACAAACCGGAACACTCCAAGTCTGAACAGAATCTGGAACTGAGTGCTATCACTCCAGTGGAACCTGCAACCAAACAAGTTCCtacacagcagcagccgcagcagcaatcgcaacaacagcaactctTACAAGTTTCCAACATCAGCGAATATGCGGGTTCGATATGCTCTGAAGTATCATTTAGGAAGAACAGTGGCGACTCCATGAGCTCCACCTACACGTCCCGGAGCTTCTACTCTGCCGTGGATTCAGCCTCAGATGGAAATAGCACAAACAGTGTGTTTGCCATTCCGCCTTCTCGTTCCGATGACACTCTAGCAGATGCACTGCGCCACTCGCAAGCGGTAGCTGCGCAACGCAAACGAACCAGCTCTAACATCGCATCTCATACCAATCCCTTGATTACGGTGCACAGCTCCAACTCGGCTCCATACCTGGCTGGGTCCAGTGTGTCCCTGAGAAGCGGCAACGGAGCCTTCGCAACGGATTTGGAGCACAAACCCCTGAAGCCAGCGACTAAAGCAGCATCGAGTGCGAACCTGCGCGAAGGTGGGCCCTATTTGAAAAGCACGCTAGCTGAGCTACGAGCAGTCGGTGGCGAGGAGCCGGTAGCCAGTACTTCGAAGGCCTCATCGATGAAGAGCTTGTCACGGCAGAGCAGCGAAGAGGATTCAGCCAGCTGTTCCAGTCTCAATGCAGAACAAACATCGGGGATTATTCAAGTCTATACCGCCTACAGTACGGGTCTGGCCAGTGGAACCAGCTTAAAGATTCACGTAACACCAAAGACGACGGCCCGCGAAGTGATCAACCTGGTGGTGAAGCAACTCAACATGGCCGTGGTTCTCAAGGGGAACAATGGCCCCATCTATGGACCCGAGATGCTAGAGAACTTTTGCCTGGTGGCGGTGATTGGAGCAAGGGAACGCTGCCTGCGAGATGACTTCAaaccgctgcagctgcagaatCCCTGGAAGAAGGGGCGTCTGTACGTGCGCAAGAAGCATGAGCTGCTGGCGGCCATCGAACACTCCAATCGGAAATCGCATTTGATCTGA